The Hevea brasiliensis isolate MT/VB/25A 57/8 chromosome 1, ASM3005281v1, whole genome shotgun sequence genome has a window encoding:
- the LOC131183268 gene encoding uncharacterized protein LOC131183268, with protein sequence MSDDKTLTKIPHFEGHYDHWSELMENLLRAKGLWSLIENGFEEPKQETRLTEAQQAQLDDAKTKDHQVKHYLFQAIDRTVFEQILDRRTAKIVWDSLKKKFGGNLKVKKSLLNALRREFEVLEMKRDETITEYFARVMVVANKMRSNGEEMTDTKIVEKILRTLTDKFTYVCVSIEESKDIETMSVDELQSTLVVHEQKFRRVHREDEDQVLKIEGRSNSTTEEEAPIEDGDEVEAELCLTKLPLNVTNAMI encoded by the coding sequence ATGAGTGACGATAAAACCTTGACTAAAATTCCTCACTTTGAAGGTCACTACGATCATTGGAGTGAGCTGATGGAGAATCTCCTTAGAGCTAAAGGTCTTTGGAGCTTGATAGAGAATGGTTTTGAAGAACCAAAGCAGGAAACGAGACTGACAGAGGCACAGCAGGCCCAACTTGACGATGCGAAAACCAAGGATCATCAAGTGAAGCATTATCTATTTCAAGCAATAGATAGGACAGTCTTTGAACAGATTCTGGATCGCCGGACAGCAAAAATAGTCTGGGATTCATTGAAGAAGAAGTTTGGTGGAAATTTGAAAGTGAAGAAATCTCTTCTTAACGCATTACGAAGGGAATTTGAGGTTCTTGAAATGAAACGAGATGAGACTATCACTGAATATTTTGCAAGGGTAATGGTGGTAGCAAACAAAATGAGAAGTAATGGAGAAGAAATGACGGATACCaaaattgttgagaaaattttgcgTACCCTCACAGATAAATTCACTTATGTCTGTGTATCCATTGAAGAGTCAAAAGATATTGAAACCATGTCTGTTGATGAACTCCAGAGCACCTTGGTGGTTCACGAACAAAAATTCCGACGTGTGCACAGGGAAGACGAAGACCAGGTGCTGAAAATTGAAGGCCGCTCAAACTCGACCACAGAGGAAGAGGCTCCTATAGAGGACGGGGACGAGGTAGAGGCA